ATCGGAGGCATGAACGATGTTGCCCTGATCGATCAAGCGGATGCCGGTGCGGCCGGCGAGTGGCGAGACGATCGTTGTATACCCGAGCTGCACGCGTGCATTGTCGATCACCGCCTGGTCACGCGCGATCGCAGCTTGATACTGCGCGACCAGCGCCTCCTGGGTATCGACGCTCTGGCGGGTGGCGAACTCCTTGATCACGAGCTTGCTGTAACGCTCCAGATCAAGCCTGGCATTGGCGAGCAGCGCTTCGTCGCGCGCCTTGTCGGCCTCGGCTTGATGCAGTTGTGCCTCATAAGGGCGCGGATCAATTTGCGCTATCAGGTCGCCGACCTGCACGTCCTGGCCTTCGCGAAACGCGATCTTTTGCACCTCGCCATCGACACGCACCTTCACCGTCACGGTGTTGTAGGCCTGGACCGTGCCGAGCCCGACGCGCGAAATCGCGAAGTCCTGATCCTTCACCACACCGGCCGTCACGGGCACGGGCCGCGCAGGCGCGGTATTGGCGGCTGACTTCACGACGCTGGACGGAATGCCTTCGCGCCACAGATAAGTGCCTGATAGCGCAACGGCGGCAGCAGACAGTCCCACAATCCAAAATTTAGGAATTGTCATCCTGTTGTCCTGTCATTTGCTATCCCGGGATAGGGCATTATTTATACGATGTATAACTTATACGACGTTAAAGCAAGCCCATTTGGCGCCGAGGAGCTCGGCTCACAGGATCTTGAAAACGACGTTGCGGAGGCAGCCGATCATGGGGAAGCGGTGACATGCGCGGCATTGGCGCGGTTCGGCACCGAATTGAGGGCCGCGCAAAGCCTCGCTCCGCGCAATCGCGCAGAAGGGTCCACTGCCTCAAAGCCGGGAGTGGCTACACCCCGCTCGACACCGAGTGCAAGGCATGGCCGGTCGGGCTTCCAGAACTAGTCCACTTTGAAAAGAAACGGACTGACCGTAACGAGCGGCCTTCCGTCGGTCGTTTGCTTCACGCTAAATTCTATTTCTTTCTCCGCGCTCGTATCCAAAACGGCAACAGACAGAATCGCAATGCAAGTGACTTCGCGCGCTGCTTTGTCCCTTGACTTCACGAGTATGGTGCCATCCAGGCTGTAGACGGCGCTTTTTCGCGCGGTCTGCAAGATCGCCGACTTTTCAGTTTCCGATTTCGCGGCATCCATCATTGCGTCGAGCGAACTCGAGTATTTGAGGGTAAAGGTCACCAGCTTATTGTTTTCATCGTTCGAGAATACCTTGAGTACCGAACTGCGAGCATCCGGAGCACGGCAGGCGTGCTCCGCCGCTTGGTCCGCTTCTCCTTCTCCGCAGCCGCTCAACAACAGCAGCAGAACGAAGCGTGCCAAAAGCGCCGGCGCTTCCCTAATAGGTCTCATTGAACTGCCTGCGTCCGTAGGTGCGGAGCACCGCGTCAAAACGCCGGGTCCACGTTACTTGAATTCGGCGGCATGAAGTTTCACGAAATCGCGCATGTTCATGGGTGCCTGGCCAGTCAGCTTTCGCACGGTATCCGTCATGCGGTCGTAACGCCCCTCCTTGTTCAACTCGGTCATGGCCGAGAGATGGCTGACGACGTGCTCAGGAAACCCCGCTCGCCGCAGGCCTTCGCTCCAGGCGGAGAGCGGGACGTCGCGATATTGGATCGACCTGCCGAGCGCTTCGGAGAAAGCACGCGCATGATCGTTCAAGTCGGCGGATTCCGGTCCCGTCAGATCGTAGATCTGGCCGATATGCGGCGCGGGATCGTCGAGGATGACGGCAACCGCGCGCGCCACGTCGACAGCCGAGATCGGCGAGGTCTTGCCGTCACCCATCGGCAGCGCCAGCGTGTCGGAGGCCCGCACGCCGCGGGCGGCGATCGTGAGAAAGAAGCCCTCGAGGAAGACCGTCGGCCGCACCGTGACGACCGGCAGGCCCGACCAAGCCAGGGCCTGCTCCGCCAGCCAATGCAGCTTGTGTTGCGGACTGTCGGTGGTCTCGTTGATGCTCATCTGCGAGACCGTCATCTGCGACATGTTCACGAAAGCCTCGACACCGTGGTGGCGGGCCACAGCGGCGACGTTAACGGTGGCCTCCAGGTAGGCCGCCGAGACCGACATTCCGAAATAGATGCGCCTGCAGCCTTCGATGGCGCGGTGCATTGCGGCGAGGTCCGTCAGGTCGCCCTGTACGACCTCGGCGCCGAGTTGCCGCAGAGCTTCGGCGCGGGCGTCCTCGCGCCGAACCAGGGCGCGTACCTTGTGGCCCTTGTCGATCAGGCATTCGGTGAGGCTACGGCCGATGCCGCCCACAGCGCCGGCTGCGCCGGTCACGAGAATTGGGTTATCGTGAAGATGTCTCGTCGTCATGTTGCTGACCCTTCGGTTGCGTCCAAAAGACGAACCGGCGTGATATCTCTGATGCTTGGGACTTGAATTCAGGTGCGGCGCGCATTGTACGGCGACCCGATCTTAGCGGATTGGCAATCCGGCCTGCCGCATGACGAAGCGCTGAATCCGCGGGACGACAATGATCAGCATCGGGACTATCACGAGGTAGCTCGTTGCCGCGGCCTTCAGCCAGCGCAGAGCAAAGTCGGGCTGAAACCCATAGTTCAAGGCGAGACCAACGAACGACATGCTGGACGACGTGATCAGGCCGGTGATCAGGGAAATCGACGGTCCCACCAGTTTCGGGGAAAGGGCCATTTGCTTGCTCCTGGGAGTAGGTCTATTATTTAGACATCGTATAACTTTTACAGTGTAAAAGCAACAGAGCCAATGCCAAGAACTGCCGATCCGGAACTGCCTCACAGAATCTTGAAGGCCGCAGACGCGCTGTGGCAGTCGGGCGGCGAGGAGGCCGTGACGATACGCGGCGTCGCGGCGGAAGCAGCTACCACGACGCCGACGGTCTATAGCTATTACGCCGACCGGGAGGCGTTGCTGATGGCGTTGCGCAAGCTTGCTTTCCAGCGCTTCTCTGCCCACTTGGCAAAATCGCGCGACTTCCACGACATGTGTGCACGACATCTCGAGTTCGGCACCAACCAACCCCGGGATTATGAACTGCTCTACGGGCGCGGCTGGATGGAGCGCGTCACAACGGGTGCGCAAGCCAGCGAGATCGAACGATACACCACCCATATCGTGCGCGCCGGTGTCGATGAAAGCAAAGCCGCGCACGTCGCTTATCCGATCATGATGATGCTGCACGGCGTGGTGATGCATCGGCTCTTGAACAAGAAGCCGGGGCCGCTTGGCCGAACGATTGCTGCAGCCTGTCTCGATGCCTGCATGACGCTGCTCGAAAGTGCGCGGCAGGGGAAATAGCAGTTGCGGCCTGGAACTGTGGAGACAGGATGGGCACGCCATGTCGCGTCCTGTGCCTTGCCCGTCCGCGGCATCAGGATTGTGCGCCTGCGAGTCCATGATGTCAGAGAACCCACGACGCTCCGATTCTCGACCGCCGAATGGCCGGCGCAGCACCGGCTCGCGATACGGCGCGAGGCGATCGGACGCCGCGTGCCTTCGCTCATGGTGATACCCAAGCGCGCCCCTACCGCTTTCGTATTGCGAGGATCACTGCGCGCGCTGATTTCAAAAACCTTTCGACCACAGGCGTGGTCGATCTGTGTTTCAACCGTTGGATTACGATCGGAAGCGTCTGCGAACATTCGAGCGGCAGCGCGTGCAATTGCCACCGGTCGGCGGCATGGTGATAGGCGTGTTCAGATATGACGGTTAAATATTTGCCCGTCGCCACAAGTTGCAGGCGTAGTTGCATCGAGTAGGTCGCGACCGCGGCATCCGGCACCGGCAGTCCTCGTTGCCTGAATTGATCTTCCAGGATGAGACGGGCAATGCTGTCAGTAGCAGCAAGAATCCACGTCTCTCCCGTCAAATCACTCCAGCTGACCTCGTTCCGCCGCGCAAGATGATGGGTCGAACTTGCTACGACCTTAAGTTTCTCCTCGAGCAGATGTTCGACAAACAATTCGCCGTCGATGTTTTCGTGCGGCCGCCGCCCTAGAAGAACGTCTACGCCGCGCTCCATGAGTGAATGGTACTCGGGCGCCGAGACGCGCATGCTGGTCTCAAAGACATGCACAGCAATGCCGGGATAGCGGGTTCGGAGATGCGTGATGATGTCAGCCATCAACCCTCCGGCGATGAAAGCCATGTCGGCGCCGACACGTACGACGCCTCGGCCACCATCGGTCAGGAACGCGATATCGCGCATACCGAGATCGAGTGTATCGAGCGCCTGGCGCCCGCGGGCGACTAAGGCTTCGCCAGCTGCGGTCAGCACCGCCCCGCGCGGACCGCGGTCAAGCAAACGAACGCCGGCGAACCGCTCAAGGTCGGCGATAGCCTGCGATACTGCGGGCTGCGTAACTGCCAAGAACGTGGCAGCTTTCGCCATACTACCAAGTTCGGCGACGATGGTGAGCGTGTAAAGGTCACGCAGCTTCAGTGACCGCCGAAGCCGAACCCTCGCGGCGTCTTCTCGCGTAGCCATAACCATTCCTTATATCGATATTTTAGCTTTGGCAATTCTGCGCGCTGGCTCTCCTGCTCATGTTTGACCCACTGATCGGTGATCCTTAGGACCGCCGACAAGTTTGCAATCGAGACATTTCGCTCCGTCACAGCACACGCGATCCAGGGTGTGTTGGCAGTGACTTTTGGTTTCCAAGGAGGACCTTGTCATGATTACTGTCGCAATCGTCTTTCACTCGGGCAACGGGCACACTCTCAAGCAGGCGAAAGCCGTTGCTGAAGGCGTACAGGGTGTCGATGGAGCTCGCGCCCAGCTCATTTCAGTCGAGAAGTTCGACGACCACTGGGGCGATCTCGAAAAGGCCGAAGCAATCATCTTCGGTGCGCCGACCTACATGGGCAGCGCTTCGGCCGAGTTCAAACGATTCATGGATGCTTCGAGCAAGGTTTGGTACGCCCAAGGTTGGAAGGACAAGATCGCTGCGGGCTTCACCAATTCGGCGAGCCAAAGCGGCGACAAACTCAACACGCTGCTCCAGTTCGTGATATTCGCCGGTCAGCACAGTATGACGTGGATCAACTCCGGCATGTTGCCGGGCAACAACAACTCCAAGGGAAGCATCGAGGATCTGAATCGCCTTGGCGGCTTCATCGGTGCCATGGCGCAGAGCAACTTCGACGAGCCGGCCGACGTCGCCCCTCCTGCGACCGACCTGCGCACGGCGGCCAAATTCGGCGCGCGGGTTGCGGAGGCGACAATACGCTGGACTGACGGCAGGAAGGCCCCCGCGGCACAATCAGCCGTCAGCAAGTTCGAAGCTGTCCACGCGACCTGAAGGAGGCCATCATGGCTCTCAAAGGCAAACCACGCGACATGAAGGAGTGGCGGCAAGTTCTCCTCGACCCGAATGTTCGATTTCCCGGCGAGTCGAGTGACTACCGGCGCGCGCGCAATGAGCTTCTGGAGGCGGAGGCAGAGCTTCGGCTTCTGAACGAGAAGGTCGCCGCCAAGCGGCGAGCACTCCCGGCGGGCGGCCTCATCAAGGAAGACTACGTCTTCGAATCTGCAGCCTACGGCAACAAGGTGAAGTTCTCGGAGTTGTTCGCACCGGGCAAGAACTCGCTGGTCATCTACAACATGATGTTCCCGCGCTGGCCGAAAGATCAACGAGCGGGCGCCGCAGAAGGCAAGACAGCGGAGCTGCCCCTTGTCGAGCAGCCTTGTCCGTCGTGCACCTCCGTGGTCGACGGACTCGAGGGCGCTGCCTTTCACCTCGCTGAGCGCACGAATCTTGTCGTGATCGCGAAGACAAGTCCCGACCGACTCGGCACCTACGCAAATGAGCGCGGGTGGCGCAACATTCGGCTGTTGTCCTCGCGCAACAATAGCTTCAATCGCGACTACCACGCAGAAACACCGGACGGCGTTCAGCTTGCGGTCTTGCACGTGTTTTCTCGCGACCACGACGGCATACGTCACCATTGGGCGAGCGAAGGGGTATTCAAGCGCGGCGACACCAGTCCGATCGATCCGATCTGGCCGATCTATGGAGTTCTGGATTTGACACGCGAGGGGCGTGGAGACAGCGCCGCCTATCCCAATCTGCAGTACTAGAAGGATGTTAAATCCGCGCGTTCGTGCGCCCGGCAATTGGACCGCCGCGGCGGGAGGAGAATCCGACCATGCCGTATCTGCATCTCGACCTGGCCAAAACCTATCCGTCGCAAACCAAGCGCGAACTCGCGGCTCGCCTGTGTCGTCTCTACGCGGACGTGATGCAGACGCAGTTGTGGCGTCCCAATGTGGGCATCGCGGAGCTTGGCGAGGATAACCTGTTCCATCTTGGCGCCGACGGTCTTGAACCGGTCACGATGGTGCTCGTCGAGACTCGGCGGGGCCGCTCGCCCGATCAACGTCTCGAACTCGGGCGGGGTATCGTCGACATCTGTAGCGAAGTACTGGGAGTTCCCAGGAAAACGGTACTCGTCGAATTCACCGCTCATAGCGGCGACGAGATGCTTCGTGATGGCGAGTGGACCAATGACTGGACTGCTGCCGAAGCATGCGCGGCGGGGCCAGCTTCGTCTTCGTAAGATTGCAGGCATCGACATGACACCAACGCCGAAGCACCACACCGTTCGCGTCAACGGGATCCGAATGCATTTCGCGGAGGCTGGGGAAGGCCCGCCCGTCGTCCTGCTCCACGGCTACCCCGAGACGTGGTACGCGTGGCGCAAGCAATGGCCCGATCTGGCCCGCGACTACCGCGTCATCATGCCGGATCTGCGCGGCTACGGCGACACCGACAAGCCCGACATCGGCTATGACAAGCGGACGATGGCGGAAGATATCCGGCAGTTTGTCGCACATCTCGGCTATCACCGGATCGCCCTCGTCGGCCATGATCGCGGCGCCCGGGTCGCGACGCGCTTCGCCAAGGATCATCGGGGCGTGGTCGATCGGCTGGCGGTACTGGACAACATCCCGACTCGCGTAGTCTTCAATGCGACAGACGCGAGGCTCGCCAGGCTTTACTGGTTCTTCCACTTCCAGCAGGTCCCGCATCTGCCCGAAGCGTTGATTCAGGGGCGCGAGGAAATCTTCCTTCGTCATTTCTACAGCACGTGGTGCTACGACCCTCGTGCCATCGAAGACGCCGCGGTCGCCGAGTATGTCCGCGCCTACTCCCAGCCTGGTGCCCTACGCGGAGCGTTCAACGACTATCGGGCGGGACCGGTCGATCTGGAGCAGGACATCGAGGACCAGGGCAGTCTGATCGATTGCCCGGTGTTGGCAATCTGGGGATCCGAGTTTGAACTCGTCGGCAAAGCCTTTGATGTATTGGAGGTTTGGAAGGGGTTGGCGCGCAATGTGCGCGGCGTCGCCATCCCCGAGTGCGGGCATCTCCCTCAGGAGGAACAGCCGGAACGCGTGAATCAGGAACTGCGCGACTTCCTTCGCGGATGGGGCGGGTGAAGCCATCGCGACTCGGCCATCACTTCCACGCGCCCGCCCGACGCGTCAAAGTCGGTCAGAAAGACTTGCGGCCGAAAGGCGTGCTCCAGCGAACGCTGATCGCCGCTGACCGCGCAAAAACGGCAGATTTTGGCGTGCCAGTTCTGTACGGCAAGTAGCGCGCCTCAAGGACGCGAACCGGCCCGAAGACGGCAACGGGTCATTCTCACCGATTTCAACGTGGCTTCGCGATGACCGCTTGTTCTGCGGAAGCGGACATCGCCGCGCGACCACGACGCGTCGGTTTTAGGCCAACACCAGACATTTGACTTCGGGATTTCTGATACCATGACGACCTATGTCCCGGCGCTTGAGCGCCGGTCACGCCTGGGGGGATGAATACATGGATAAAGATACCGCGTTGGTGTGCATCGTTGGCGCTGGTCCCGCTGGGCTAGTGCTCGCCCATATCCTTCACCAGTCGAACATCTCGTTCGTGATCCTGGAACGTGAGCAATCAGGCGAGCTGCGCAGCCGGACGAAAGCCGGACTGATTGAGCAACGCGCAGTCGCCGCACTCCGACCCTTCGGTCTTGCCGACACCATCACGGAGCGCGGAGGCCGCAATGGAATCTGCGAATTCCGTATTGATGGCGAAGTTATCGTCTGCGATTACGGAGCTCCCAGCGATGATGGTCAGGGGCACTACATCTACCCGCAGCAGGAGCTTGTCGGCGACTGGGCTGACGCGCTCGTCGCAAAAGGCGGTCAAATTCGCTTCGGAGTAAAGGTCGTCGATGTCGCGGAGAACGAGACCGATGTGGAGGTGCGGGCGGTTACGGCAGCGAACGATGAACCTTTCACAGTCCGGGCCGAAGCTGTCGTGGCCTGCGACGGCGCTGGAAGCGTGGTCGCGCGGGCGGCCGGGTTCGAGACGTTCGAGGTCGCCCACCCGTTCCGTTGGCTTGCGGTCATTGCTGCAATTGCCCCGCCAAGCCCTCGCACCGTTTACGCGCTGCACCCTAGAGGGTTCGCGGGGCAGTTTCGGCGCTCCGCGACGTCGACAAGGTATTATTTAGAAGTGCCCATTACCGACAAGCTTGCCGACTGGCCTGACGAACGCATTTGGGCGGAGCTGGAAGAGCGCATGGCTATTCCCGACCAGTTACCCCTGGTTCGCGGCAATCTCATCGAGCGGGATTTCCTCGATCTGCGCGTTCGTGTTCGCGAACCGATGCAGCGGGGCCGTATATTCCTCGCCGGTGATGCAGCTCATATGGTGACGCCGGCGGGTGCGAAAGGCATGAATATGGCTATTCAGGATGCGATCGAACTCGCGGCCGGCCTATGTGAACGTTACGGCGGCGCTGCCAATGGCGACCGCCTCGGGAGTTACACCGCTTCGCGGCTCCCGGACATCTGGCGGTATCAGGAGTTCTCAAACTGGATGCTTAGCATTCTTCATGCCGGACCTGCCGGGCAGACGGACAAACAGGACTTTGTTCATCGATTGCGCCGCGCGCGGCTTGATCGAATGATCAATGACCCGGTCTACGCCCGTTGGTTCGGACGCACCTACAGCGGCTCTTGAGCCAAACTCGCGCGTGCCAATCAATGTCCGAGATGGGTCAATCGCGGAAGTCGACCGCCTGAACAGCATGTCCGTTCGATGCTCATGAGCGGACATTCGTGAGTTCGCCCGGCATGTCTGCCAAGGGCCAAAAGCCGACTAGTCAAGTGGTGCGTCAAGGCCGCTCGGCAGCATGACTATGATAGCGTTCTGTCCTTCCTCGGGGTGGCGCGAGATGTGTCCTTTCCCATGCGTATCCTCGACGAGAACAGCTTGTCCCGCCGGAAGGCGCCTCACCTCTCCATCGCTCGTTTCAAATTCCACGTGGCCATCCAGCCATATGGCGAGGAGACGATCCGGCGGGTTGTGAAAGCCCACTTCGCACACCCCGGGGGGGATGTGAGAAAAACGGATGCGTGACGCCGGGTAGAAAGCCGAAATTTCAAACGGCGCTTTGTCGGGAAACGCCGGCTTCATCGTCATCGCGATATCGACTTCTCCAAAATGGGATTCCCCGTCGGGCGTTGCATAGATGCGCAGGCACCTCATCCCCGGCCTCCAATCGCTCCATCTAGCTGAGCACATGGTATGGCCTCTGTGTGTGCAAGGCAATGTCGGGGTTGGGTCATTCTCGACCGATTTCAACGTGGCTTGGCGATGTCCGCTTGTTCTCCGGAAGCGGATATCGAACCGCCGGCGTTCATGCGTACGCGCCCCAGTACTCTTTGCTTTCCGAAGTTCGTGTGAGAGCGAGCCGCACCGACGCACGAACTTCGGAATCGGACCACTAGAATTTCCAGTTGATCTCGCCCTTGGCGGTGTGATCGTGCGAATCACGCGCAAGCTGTCCCGAATACATCAGGCCAACGCTGGCGTTGCGCGCCAGGTTGAAGCCGAGGCCCGATTCGACCAGCAACGCATCGCGCGCGATCGGCACGCCGGCAACCGTGAACGGCGTGCCGCCGCCGGAAAACGCCAGCAGCGTTTCCGGCCTCACATCGCCGAACGCGTGCCGCCAGCCGAGCGTGCCGCGCACCGTCAGCGGCTTGCCGTCAGCCAGCGCTACCGCGCCCTCGCCGCGCAGCCCGAGCGTGGTGAAGGCGGTAGCCAAGGCGTCGCCGCCGCCGCTCAGCGCCGCGCTGCCGGTCTCGGTAAAATGGCCGGTGTCGAGATGCACATAGGCCAGCCCCGCGAACGGCTCGAGCGCGACACGGCCGAGCGCGAAGCCGCGGCCGATCTCGCCGAACACCTGGGCGGTGTGGGCGTCGTAGCTCGCCTTGGCGACGTCGAAGAAGCCGGGAAACGCGATCGCGCGATCGGTATCGATGCTGTGCGCGGTGAAGGCGGCGCCGCCGCGCAGAGCCCAGGCGTCAAGCTGGCCGCCGCCATAGAGCGCGAGGTGATAATTGTTGATGGTGGCGGCGGAGCGGCGGTCATCGACATGCAGCAAGGACTGGGTGTAGCCGCCGGCAAAGCCGGCCCGCCAGCGCGCGTCGAAGGTGGCGTCGACACCGGAGATGACGCCGCCGGTCTCGCGCCTGAGCGCGGCGGCATTGCCGTCGCTGCCTGTGTGTCCCCAATCGCCGACCGCTTGCGCCCAGGCGGTCATCACGCTCTCCTGCGGCAAGAATTTCGGCGCTGCCTTGAAGGCCGGTTCGCCCGCGTAGGCCAAGGCGCCGCCGCCGTCGATCGCGACGGCCTGAGGACCGATGCCGGCGAGCGTCACGGACGGTCTGTCCGCGCTGCCGAAAGACTGCCGCAGCCGGCCGATCACGGCGTCACGGACATCGCGTGACTCATCGAGCATTGCGCCCACCGCGCTCGCGTGTAACTCGCCGGAGAGCTGGTCGAACGCAGAACGCGCCTGCGCCGGCGTCGTACTGAAGGCGAGCGCGTTGAACGCCGGCCCGCGGCCGAGGCCGTCTAAGGCGGCCCCCGTCGCGATCTGGTTGCGCGTTTGCGCTGCGCTCGCAAACCGCACATTGTTGCGCGCAAACGTCAGGAACACGTCGTTTGCATCATAGGTCAGGCTGGGCGCGATGAAGGCGAAGCCGCTGGTGCCGGACATGACGCCCGAGAACATGCCGGTCCTTCCTCCCGCGGCGGTCAGAATCGTGTAGGGCGTGTTGAGGAGGAAACCGTTCACCGACGTCAGTCGCACGGTTCCGCCGGAAAGATTGGCTGCTCCACTCGCAACGATCCTGTCGCTCCGTCCGGCCGCGTTGAGGTCGAGGGCGTAGATGGCGCCCGGCAGCATAGCCATGCTGCCGGCAATATTGAGTGTGCCGATCGCGCCACCCGCGCCACCGCCAGGCGAGACCGTGCCACCGCCGGCGATCGTGGTCGCGCCGACAGTGCCGGCGCCGGCGAGCGTGCCGCCGCCGTTGACGCTCACTGCGGATTGCGCGATCGAGCCGTTGACGGCGAGCGTTCCGGCATTGATCGTGGTGGCGCCCGTGTAGGTGTTAACACCTGACAGCGTCAGCGTGCCGGTGCCGACCTTGGCAAGGCCGCCGCCGGTGCCGCTGATGACGCCGGACACCTCCGTGGAGAGATTGTTGGAGCCGACCGTCAGCGTTTTTGCGCCGAACACGTAAGACCCCGCCCCCTCGATGGAGCCCGCCGTCGTGCCGGCGCTTGTCAAATGCGACATATCGAACACGCCGCCGGCAGCGGTGATGAAACGCGCATTACCCCCCGTGGCTTGAGCACTAAAGAATGTCTGCCCACCGGCGTTGTTGATGATCGTTGCATTGCCGGCGCTGCTGGCATCACCAAAAAAGAGGCTGCCGTTGCTGAAGTTCGTGATATGGGCATTGGCGGCGGTACTGGAAAATTCAAAATTCACAATTCTGTTGTTCGTGATGCTTGCGTTGGCAGCCGTGCTGCTGCCGGCGAAAATCACGTCGCCGCCAGGGTTGGCAATGACCGCGTTAGCCGCCGTGCTGATGTCCTGAAAGGTCAGAGAGAAGCCGTTGGTGATATGGGCGTTGCCAGCCGAGCTGGTGTTGAAAAAAAGTATCTCGGAAACAATAGAATTGAGACTGTTGATGGTGGCGTTGCCGGCCGAGCTGCTGTCCGCAAAGTGAACGGTGCTGCCGTTGTTGATCGTGGCATTGCCCGCGGTGCTGGTGTTGCTGAAGAATGCCCCGCCAGAAGTCGTGTTGATGATGGCGTTGCCGGCCGAACTGGCGTTACTAAAACTAATCCCGCTATCGAAAACCGGAGCAAAGTTTGAATTGTTGACGATTCCCCGGTCGGTAAAATTCAAGCCCACACTGAACCTGTAGGCCGGCGCATCGCTGTTCAACACAATCGTGCCAACCGAGACTATTTGCAGAGCCGTGATCGCGGTCTGGCTGGAGGCACCGAAGGTCGCCGTCCCCGTCGGCGGGAAGTTGGAACTCCAGTTGGCGGAATCGGTCCAGTCGTTCGAGACAGGATGGGCGCTCCACGTCGCGTCCTGCGCCTGGCCCGTCCGCGGCATCAGGATTGCGCCGAGCAGCAACGCCCAGAGCATGACGCGGGCCATCGAACCCGCGCGCGCGCCTATCCGGCATGGAACAATCGCGCCGGCCGGCGTCCTGTCCTGTTCTGAGACCTGCACCCCAAAGACCTGCACCCCAAACTCCCTCGTCGACTCCTGGGGATACGACGTGTAGGGATGGCCGATTGAGCCTGCTTGGG
This Bradyrhizobium sp. CCBAU 53421 DNA region includes the following protein-coding sequences:
- a CDS encoding efflux RND transporter periplasmic adaptor subunit, whose product is MTIPKFWIVGLSAAAVALSGTYLWREGIPSSVVKSAANTAPARPVPVTAGVVKDQDFAISRVGLGTVQAYNTVTVKVRVDGEVQKIAFREGQDVQVGDLIAQIDPRPYEAQLHQAEADKARDEALLANARLDLERYSKLVIKEFATRQSVDTQEALVAQYQAAIARDQAVIDNARVQLGYTTIVSPLAGRTGIRLIDQGNIVHASDSGGLVVVTQLAPIGLIFTLPQKYLPEIVDAMRGGALVVSAYDQDDRVKLADGRLELIDNQIDQGTGSIRLKAIFQNLDGRLWPGQFVSARLLLGVRRGPVVPGSALQSGPNGSYAFVVRQDSTVETRPVRIAVSRNGEALIESGLAAGETIVLDGHYKLRPGTRIAPVPSPAAPAKERTASTAQGRD
- a CDS encoding NAD(P)H-binding protein, with protein sequence MGGIGRSLTECLIDKGHKVRALVRREDARAEALRQLGAEVVQGDLTDLAAMHRAIEGCRRIYFGMSVSAAYLEATVNVAAVARHHGVEAFVNMSQMTVSQMSINETTDSPQHKLHWLAEQALAWSGLPVVTVRPTVFLEGFFLTIAARGVRASDTLALPMGDGKTSPISAVDVARAVAVILDDPAPHIGQIYDLTGPESADLNDHARAFSEALGRSIQYRDVPLSAWSEGLRRAGFPEHVVSHLSAMTELNKEGRYDRMTDTVRKLTGQAPMNMRDFVKLHAAEFK
- a CDS encoding DUF2798 domain-containing protein — encoded protein: MALSPKLVGPSISLITGLITSSSMSFVGLALNYGFQPDFALRWLKAAATSYLVIVPMLIIVVPRIQRFVMRQAGLPIR
- a CDS encoding TetR family transcriptional regulator translates to MKAADALWQSGGEEAVTIRGVAAEAATTTPTVYSYYADREALLMALRKLAFQRFSAHLAKSRDFHDMCARHLEFGTNQPRDYELLYGRGWMERVTTGAQASEIERYTTHIVRAGVDESKAAHVAYPIMMMLHGVVMHRLLNKKPGPLGRTIAAACLDACMTLLESARQGK
- a CDS encoding LysR family transcriptional regulator, encoding MATREDAARVRLRRSLKLRDLYTLTIVAELGSMAKAATFLAVTQPAVSQAIADLERFAGVRLLDRGPRGAVLTAAGEALVARGRQALDTLDLGMRDIAFLTDGGRGVVRVGADMAFIAGGLMADIITHLRTRYPGIAVHVFETSMRVSAPEYHSLMERGVDVLLGRRPHENIDGELFVEHLLEEKLKVVASSTHHLARRNEVSWSDLTGETWILAATDSIARLILEDQFRQRGLPVPDAAVATYSMQLRLQLVATGKYLTVISEHAYHHAADRWQLHALPLECSQTLPIVIQRLKHRSTTPVVERFLKSARAVILAIRKR
- a CDS encoding flavodoxin family protein, with product MITVAIVFHSGNGHTLKQAKAVAEGVQGVDGARAQLISVEKFDDHWGDLEKAEAIIFGAPTYMGSASAEFKRFMDASSKVWYAQGWKDKIAAGFTNSASQSGDKLNTLLQFVIFAGQHSMTWINSGMLPGNNNSKGSIEDLNRLGGFIGAMAQSNFDEPADVAPPATDLRTAAKFGARVAEATIRWTDGRKAPAAQSAVSKFEAVHAT
- a CDS encoding DUF899 family protein, which codes for MALKGKPRDMKEWRQVLLDPNVRFPGESSDYRRARNELLEAEAELRLLNEKVAAKRRALPAGGLIKEDYVFESAAYGNKVKFSELFAPGKNSLVIYNMMFPRWPKDQRAGAAEGKTAELPLVEQPCPSCTSVVDGLEGAAFHLAERTNLVVIAKTSPDRLGTYANERGWRNIRLLSSRNNSFNRDYHAETPDGVQLAVLHVFSRDHDGIRHHWASEGVFKRGDTSPIDPIWPIYGVLDLTREGRGDSAAYPNLQY
- a CDS encoding alpha/beta fold hydrolase, producing MTGLLPKHARRGQLRLRKIAGIDMTPTPKHHTVRVNGIRMHFAEAGEGPPVVLLHGYPETWYAWRKQWPDLARDYRVIMPDLRGYGDTDKPDIGYDKRTMAEDIRQFVAHLGYHRIALVGHDRGARVATRFAKDHRGVVDRLAVLDNIPTRVVFNATDARLARLYWFFHFQQVPHLPEALIQGREEIFLRHFYSTWCYDPRAIEDAAVAEYVRAYSQPGALRGAFNDYRAGPVDLEQDIEDQGSLIDCPVLAIWGSEFELVGKAFDVLEVWKGLARNVRGVAIPECGHLPQEEQPERVNQELRDFLRGWGG
- a CDS encoding FAD-dependent monooxygenase; translated protein: MDKDTALVCIVGAGPAGLVLAHILHQSNISFVILEREQSGELRSRTKAGLIEQRAVAALRPFGLADTITERGGRNGICEFRIDGEVIVCDYGAPSDDGQGHYIYPQQELVGDWADALVAKGGQIRFGVKVVDVAENETDVEVRAVTAANDEPFTVRAEAVVACDGAGSVVARAAGFETFEVAHPFRWLAVIAAIAPPSPRTVYALHPRGFAGQFRRSATSTRYYLEVPITDKLADWPDERIWAELEERMAIPDQLPLVRGNLIERDFLDLRVRVREPMQRGRIFLAGDAAHMVTPAGAKGMNMAIQDAIELAAGLCERYGGAANGDRLGSYTASRLPDIWRYQEFSNWMLSILHAGPAGQTDKQDFVHRLRRARLDRMINDPVYARWFGRTYSGS